A region from the Aegilops tauschii subsp. strangulata cultivar AL8/78 chromosome 5, Aet v6.0, whole genome shotgun sequence genome encodes:
- the LOC109772065 gene encoding uncharacterized protein isoform X1, with product MGACATKPADLKVEGEAPVVLEDAAEKKVAGVAVAETEPAADGIRRRSLSDLLKENDESDVEAPEAEKKAEEPAAATADENGATEEQLAVEPSTAATEPNHTAEILEPEDAEDAQVVEEEKRVDPDSVQNDEADVEAPEAEPEKKAEEPAAATAGENEATEEQLAVEPSIATTEPNHTAEILEPEAAEDPQTHAQAVEEEKRVDPDSVQVTVVVSAESAEQSKVVADASA from the exons ATGGGAGCGTGTGCGACGAAGCCTGCTGATCTCAAGGTAGAAGGTGAGGCGCCGGTGGTTCTGGAGGACGCCGCGGAGAAGAAGGTCGCTGGTGTGGCTGTGGCTGAAACTGAACCGGCCGCCGACGGGATTCGCCGGAGGTCTCTTAGCGACCTGCTCAAAGAG AACGACGAGAGTGACGTCGAGGCTCcggaggcggagaagaaggctgAAGAACCTGCAGCAGCTACCGCTGATGAAAATGGAGCGACAGAGGAGCAGCTAGCAGTTGAGCCCTCCACTGCGGCGACCGAGCCAAATCACACGGCCGAAATCCTGGAGCCTGAGGATGCAGAGGATGCGCAGGTGGTGGAAGAAGAGAAACGTGTGGATCCTGATTCAGTTCAG AACGACGAGGCTGACGTCGAGGCTCCTGAGGCTGAGCCAGAGAAGAAGGCTGAAGAACCAGCAGCAGCTACCGCTGGTGAAAATGAAGCGACAGAGGAGCAGCTAGCAGTGGAGCCCTCCATTGCGACGACCGAGCCAAATCACACGGCCGAAATCCTGGAGCCTGAGGCCGCAGAGGATCCCCAGACACATGCGCAGGCGGTGGAAGAAGAGAAGCGTGTGGATCCTGATTCAGTTCAGGTTACTGTTGTTGTTTCTGCTGAAAGTGCTGAACAGAGCAAGGTCGTCGCCGATGCGTCTGCCtga
- the LOC109772065 gene encoding uncharacterized protein isoform X2, with product MGACATKPADLKVEGEAPVVLEDAAEKKVAGVAVAETEPAADGIRRRSLSDLLKENDESDVEAPEAEKKAEEPAAATADENGATEEQLAVEPSTAATEPNHTAEILEPEDAEDAQNDEADVEAPEAEPEKKAEEPAAATAGENEATEEQLAVEPSIATTEPNHTAEILEPEAAEDPQTHAQAVEEEKRVDPDSVQVTVVVSAESAEQSKVVADASA from the exons ATGGGAGCGTGTGCGACGAAGCCTGCTGATCTCAAGGTAGAAGGTGAGGCGCCGGTGGTTCTGGAGGACGCCGCGGAGAAGAAGGTCGCTGGTGTGGCTGTGGCTGAAACTGAACCGGCCGCCGACGGGATTCGCCGGAGGTCTCTTAGCGACCTGCTCAAAGAG AACGACGAGAGTGACGTCGAGGCTCcggaggcggagaagaaggctgAAGAACCTGCAGCAGCTACCGCTGATGAAAATGGAGCGACAGAGGAGCAGCTAGCAGTTGAGCCCTCCACTGCGGCGACCGAGCCAAATCACACGGCCGAAATCCTGGAGCCTGAGGATGCAGAGGATGCGCAG AACGACGAGGCTGACGTCGAGGCTCCTGAGGCTGAGCCAGAGAAGAAGGCTGAAGAACCAGCAGCAGCTACCGCTGGTGAAAATGAAGCGACAGAGGAGCAGCTAGCAGTGGAGCCCTCCATTGCGACGACCGAGCCAAATCACACGGCCGAAATCCTGGAGCCTGAGGCCGCAGAGGATCCCCAGACACATGCGCAGGCGGTGGAAGAAGAGAAGCGTGTGGATCCTGATTCAGTTCAGGTTACTGTTGTTGTTTCTGCTGAAAGTGCTGAACAGAGCAAGGTCGTCGCCGATGCGTCTGCCtga